One Halictus rubicundus isolate RS-2024b chromosome 10, iyHalRubi1_principal, whole genome shotgun sequence genomic window carries:
- the LOC143358391 gene encoding NHL repeat-containing protein 2 isoform X2 has translation MSKGNFQKISFFQNISGLEWFNVAEGLSVYGHLADKLIVLDFFTYCCINCMHVLPDLDLLEKQFSITDGLVVIGVHSAKFSNERDSKRLLAAIQRYNITHPVVNDTSLSVWKDLGISCWPTLVMIGPKGEPLAVFVGEGHREELLLYTSVALTYFKSLHQISNNNLPLHLAKHLLPSRGNKTLLFPAKIETLCKEQGEYLVVSDTGNNRILVADITGNVEYVIGGPDAGFCDGNLENAKFNAPQGVCMFGAAEIYVADNENHAIRKIDLAEKIVSTIAGTGFQGHDYVGGKTGRDQALSSPWDLSVYVHEYGEKSVPVLLIAMAGTHQIWALFLEDSIWWKNRVYKANTCVAVVGSGREENRNNTYPHAAGLSQPSGLIVVQDRKVAFFADSESSAIRSVDLNDGRVSGVCGANRNPADLHDFGDSDGVRYAVKLQHPLGITWHSKEHVVYIADTYNHKIKRIDVTTGCCNTIYGDGKPNELFSFDEPSGIAVSSNGHLLYVADTNNHAVKAIDTRNNTISVLPIDVPVTGKGDPDSVYFFDTTISEMGGELNITFDVRFSNDRLYLNTDAPQRWSVRLSANEWVAKVRTGELTAPVSIKVSEGSGMHEVYVTLDIVACKTSECVPKKLSIVYRVHQRTQAADIVTEHRQVVVE, from the exons ATGAGTAAAGGCAATTTTCAAAAGATTTCCTTCTTTCAAAATATATCAGGGCTAGAATGGTTCAACGTCGCAGAGGGATTGTCGGTGTACGGACATCTGGCTGACAAGCTAATAGTTCTGGATTTCTTTACTTATTGTTGCATTAATTGTATGCACGTATTGCCAGACTTAGATCTCCTCGAAAAGCAATTTTCAATCACGGATGGTCTCGTTGTT ATTGGGGTACACAGCGCAAAATTTTCCAACGAACGCGATTCAAAGAGACTGTTGGCAGCGATTCAGAGATACAACATAACGCATCCTGTGGTAAATGACACGTCTCTATCCGTATGGAAAGATCTAGGAATTTCTTGTTGGCCAACATTAGTAATGATAG GTCCGAAAGGAGAACCATTGGCAGTGTTCGTAGGAGAAGGTCATAGAGAAGAATTGCTTCTATACACGAGCGTTGCGTTAACGTACTTTAAGTCGTTACATCAGATATCTAATAATAATCTTCCTCTGCATCTGGCAAAACATTTGTTGCCTTCCAGAGGAAACAAAACCCTTTTGTTTCCCGCTAAAATAGAGACCTTATGCAAAGAACAAGGAGAATATTTGGTAGTATCGGATACAGGCAACAACAGAATTTTAGTCGCAGATATAACTGGAAACGTGGAATACGTTATCGGTGGTCCCGATGCAGGGTTTTGCGACGGAAACTTGGAAAATGCTAAATTCAACGCCCCTCAGGGTGTGTGCATGTTCGGTGCTGCCGAAATTTACGTTGCCGATAATGAAAATCATGCAATCAGAAAG ATAGATTTGGCCGAGAAAATTGTAAGTACGATCGCTGGTACGGGTTTCCAAGGTCACGATTACGTTGGAGGTAAAACTGGGAGGGATCAAGCTTTGTCTTCTCCTTGGGACTTGTCCGTTTACGTACACGAGTACGGAGAAAAATCCGTGCCCGTGTTATTGATCGCAATGGCGGGTACGCATCAGATTTGGGCGCTTTTTCTGGAAGACAGTATTTGGTGGAAAAATAG AGTGTACAAAGCAAACACATGCGTTGCAGTCGTCGGAAGTGGCAGGGAGGAGAATCGCAACAACACGTATCCTCATGCGGCTGGTTTATCACAACCGTCGGGATTGATCGTCGTGCAGGACCGTAAAGTCGCCTTCTTCGCCGACAGCGAAAGCAGCGCTATCAGATCCGTAGATTTAAACGATGGACGAGTTTCCGGTGTTTGCGGAGCGAATAGAAATCCGGCG GATTTACACGATTTCGGGGATTCCGACGGCGTTCGATACGCAGTTAAGCTTCAACATCCGCTGGGGATAACGTGGCACTCGAAAGAGCATGTCGTTTATATAGCCGACACGTACAATCATAAAATCAAGAGGATCGATGTAACCACAGGTTGCTGTAACACCATTTACGGCGACGGGAAACCGAACGAGCTGTTTTCG TTTGACGAACCGAGTGGCATCGCGGTCAGTTCAAACGGGCATCTTTTATACGTGGCCGACACGAATAATCATGCCGTCAAAGCGATCGACACCAGAAACAATACTATCTCTGTG TTGCCTATAGATGTCCCCGTGACTGGAAAAGGCGATCCGGATAGCGTCTATTTCTTCGATACGACTATAAGCGAGATGGGCGGTGAATTGAATATCACGTTCGACGTAAGATTTTCCAACGATCGTTTATACTTGAACACGGACGCGCCTCAAAGGTGGTCCGTGAGGTTGTCGGCGAACGAATGGGTCGCCAAAGTACGAACCGGTGAGCTGACCGCTCcggtatcgatcaaagtttccGAAGGAAGCGGGATGCACGAAGTCTACGTCACCTTGGATATCGTAGCGTGCAAAACCTCCGAATGCGTGCCAAAGAAATTGTCGATAGTGTATCGAGTACATCAACGGACGCAAGCCGCCGACATTGTAACGGAGCACAGACAAGTTGTCGTTGAATAA
- the LOC143358391 gene encoding NHL repeat-containing protein 2 isoform X1, whose product MNVRDIVEELTQTCIENRRNVELCIDKQEREALVLEHIKTYMGKGFRITDFQTGLEWFNVAEGLSVYGHLADKLIVLDFFTYCCINCMHVLPDLDLLEKQFSITDGLVVIGVHSAKFSNERDSKRLLAAIQRYNITHPVVNDTSLSVWKDLGISCWPTLVMIGPKGEPLAVFVGEGHREELLLYTSVALTYFKSLHQISNNNLPLHLAKHLLPSRGNKTLLFPAKIETLCKEQGEYLVVSDTGNNRILVADITGNVEYVIGGPDAGFCDGNLENAKFNAPQGVCMFGAAEIYVADNENHAIRKIDLAEKIVSTIAGTGFQGHDYVGGKTGRDQALSSPWDLSVYVHEYGEKSVPVLLIAMAGTHQIWALFLEDSIWWKNRVYKANTCVAVVGSGREENRNNTYPHAAGLSQPSGLIVVQDRKVAFFADSESSAIRSVDLNDGRVSGVCGANRNPADLHDFGDSDGVRYAVKLQHPLGITWHSKEHVVYIADTYNHKIKRIDVTTGCCNTIYGDGKPNELFSFDEPSGIAVSSNGHLLYVADTNNHAVKAIDTRNNTISVLPIDVPVTGKGDPDSVYFFDTTISEMGGELNITFDVRFSNDRLYLNTDAPQRWSVRLSANEWVAKVRTGELTAPVSIKVSEGSGMHEVYVTLDIVACKTSECVPKKLSIVYRVHQRTQAADIVTEHRQVVVE is encoded by the exons ATGAACGTGCGAGACATTGTAGAAGAATTAACGCAAACTTGTATAGAAAATCGTCGTAATGTGGAATTGTGCATCGATAAACAAGAACGAGAAGCGCTAGTATTAGAGCATATCAAAACGTACATGGGAAAAGGGTTTCGTATTACTGATTTTCAAACAG GGCTAGAATGGTTCAACGTCGCAGAGGGATTGTCGGTGTACGGACATCTGGCTGACAAGCTAATAGTTCTGGATTTCTTTACTTATTGTTGCATTAATTGTATGCACGTATTGCCAGACTTAGATCTCCTCGAAAAGCAATTTTCAATCACGGATGGTCTCGTTGTT ATTGGGGTACACAGCGCAAAATTTTCCAACGAACGCGATTCAAAGAGACTGTTGGCAGCGATTCAGAGATACAACATAACGCATCCTGTGGTAAATGACACGTCTCTATCCGTATGGAAAGATCTAGGAATTTCTTGTTGGCCAACATTAGTAATGATAG GTCCGAAAGGAGAACCATTGGCAGTGTTCGTAGGAGAAGGTCATAGAGAAGAATTGCTTCTATACACGAGCGTTGCGTTAACGTACTTTAAGTCGTTACATCAGATATCTAATAATAATCTTCCTCTGCATCTGGCAAAACATTTGTTGCCTTCCAGAGGAAACAAAACCCTTTTGTTTCCCGCTAAAATAGAGACCTTATGCAAAGAACAAGGAGAATATTTGGTAGTATCGGATACAGGCAACAACAGAATTTTAGTCGCAGATATAACTGGAAACGTGGAATACGTTATCGGTGGTCCCGATGCAGGGTTTTGCGACGGAAACTTGGAAAATGCTAAATTCAACGCCCCTCAGGGTGTGTGCATGTTCGGTGCTGCCGAAATTTACGTTGCCGATAATGAAAATCATGCAATCAGAAAG ATAGATTTGGCCGAGAAAATTGTAAGTACGATCGCTGGTACGGGTTTCCAAGGTCACGATTACGTTGGAGGTAAAACTGGGAGGGATCAAGCTTTGTCTTCTCCTTGGGACTTGTCCGTTTACGTACACGAGTACGGAGAAAAATCCGTGCCCGTGTTATTGATCGCAATGGCGGGTACGCATCAGATTTGGGCGCTTTTTCTGGAAGACAGTATTTGGTGGAAAAATAG AGTGTACAAAGCAAACACATGCGTTGCAGTCGTCGGAAGTGGCAGGGAGGAGAATCGCAACAACACGTATCCTCATGCGGCTGGTTTATCACAACCGTCGGGATTGATCGTCGTGCAGGACCGTAAAGTCGCCTTCTTCGCCGACAGCGAAAGCAGCGCTATCAGATCCGTAGATTTAAACGATGGACGAGTTTCCGGTGTTTGCGGAGCGAATAGAAATCCGGCG GATTTACACGATTTCGGGGATTCCGACGGCGTTCGATACGCAGTTAAGCTTCAACATCCGCTGGGGATAACGTGGCACTCGAAAGAGCATGTCGTTTATATAGCCGACACGTACAATCATAAAATCAAGAGGATCGATGTAACCACAGGTTGCTGTAACACCATTTACGGCGACGGGAAACCGAACGAGCTGTTTTCG TTTGACGAACCGAGTGGCATCGCGGTCAGTTCAAACGGGCATCTTTTATACGTGGCCGACACGAATAATCATGCCGTCAAAGCGATCGACACCAGAAACAATACTATCTCTGTG TTGCCTATAGATGTCCCCGTGACTGGAAAAGGCGATCCGGATAGCGTCTATTTCTTCGATACGACTATAAGCGAGATGGGCGGTGAATTGAATATCACGTTCGACGTAAGATTTTCCAACGATCGTTTATACTTGAACACGGACGCGCCTCAAAGGTGGTCCGTGAGGTTGTCGGCGAACGAATGGGTCGCCAAAGTACGAACCGGTGAGCTGACCGCTCcggtatcgatcaaagtttccGAAGGAAGCGGGATGCACGAAGTCTACGTCACCTTGGATATCGTAGCGTGCAAAACCTCCGAATGCGTGCCAAAGAAATTGTCGATAGTGTATCGAGTACATCAACGGACGCAAGCCGCCGACATTGTAACGGAGCACAGACAAGTTGTCGTTGAATAA
- the LOC143358391 gene encoding NHL repeat-containing protein 2 isoform X3, whose amino-acid sequence MHVLPDLDLLEKQFSITDGLVVIGVHSAKFSNERDSKRLLAAIQRYNITHPVVNDTSLSVWKDLGISCWPTLVMIGPKGEPLAVFVGEGHREELLLYTSVALTYFKSLHQISNNNLPLHLAKHLLPSRGNKTLLFPAKIETLCKEQGEYLVVSDTGNNRILVADITGNVEYVIGGPDAGFCDGNLENAKFNAPQGVCMFGAAEIYVADNENHAIRKIDLAEKIVSTIAGTGFQGHDYVGGKTGRDQALSSPWDLSVYVHEYGEKSVPVLLIAMAGTHQIWALFLEDSIWWKNRVYKANTCVAVVGSGREENRNNTYPHAAGLSQPSGLIVVQDRKVAFFADSESSAIRSVDLNDGRVSGVCGANRNPADLHDFGDSDGVRYAVKLQHPLGITWHSKEHVVYIADTYNHKIKRIDVTTGCCNTIYGDGKPNELFSFDEPSGIAVSSNGHLLYVADTNNHAVKAIDTRNNTISVLPIDVPVTGKGDPDSVYFFDTTISEMGGELNITFDVRFSNDRLYLNTDAPQRWSVRLSANEWVAKVRTGELTAPVSIKVSEGSGMHEVYVTLDIVACKTSECVPKKLSIVYRVHQRTQAADIVTEHRQVVVE is encoded by the exons ATGCACGTATTGCCAGACTTAGATCTCCTCGAAAAGCAATTTTCAATCACGGATGGTCTCGTTGTT ATTGGGGTACACAGCGCAAAATTTTCCAACGAACGCGATTCAAAGAGACTGTTGGCAGCGATTCAGAGATACAACATAACGCATCCTGTGGTAAATGACACGTCTCTATCCGTATGGAAAGATCTAGGAATTTCTTGTTGGCCAACATTAGTAATGATAG GTCCGAAAGGAGAACCATTGGCAGTGTTCGTAGGAGAAGGTCATAGAGAAGAATTGCTTCTATACACGAGCGTTGCGTTAACGTACTTTAAGTCGTTACATCAGATATCTAATAATAATCTTCCTCTGCATCTGGCAAAACATTTGTTGCCTTCCAGAGGAAACAAAACCCTTTTGTTTCCCGCTAAAATAGAGACCTTATGCAAAGAACAAGGAGAATATTTGGTAGTATCGGATACAGGCAACAACAGAATTTTAGTCGCAGATATAACTGGAAACGTGGAATACGTTATCGGTGGTCCCGATGCAGGGTTTTGCGACGGAAACTTGGAAAATGCTAAATTCAACGCCCCTCAGGGTGTGTGCATGTTCGGTGCTGCCGAAATTTACGTTGCCGATAATGAAAATCATGCAATCAGAAAG ATAGATTTGGCCGAGAAAATTGTAAGTACGATCGCTGGTACGGGTTTCCAAGGTCACGATTACGTTGGAGGTAAAACTGGGAGGGATCAAGCTTTGTCTTCTCCTTGGGACTTGTCCGTTTACGTACACGAGTACGGAGAAAAATCCGTGCCCGTGTTATTGATCGCAATGGCGGGTACGCATCAGATTTGGGCGCTTTTTCTGGAAGACAGTATTTGGTGGAAAAATAG AGTGTACAAAGCAAACACATGCGTTGCAGTCGTCGGAAGTGGCAGGGAGGAGAATCGCAACAACACGTATCCTCATGCGGCTGGTTTATCACAACCGTCGGGATTGATCGTCGTGCAGGACCGTAAAGTCGCCTTCTTCGCCGACAGCGAAAGCAGCGCTATCAGATCCGTAGATTTAAACGATGGACGAGTTTCCGGTGTTTGCGGAGCGAATAGAAATCCGGCG GATTTACACGATTTCGGGGATTCCGACGGCGTTCGATACGCAGTTAAGCTTCAACATCCGCTGGGGATAACGTGGCACTCGAAAGAGCATGTCGTTTATATAGCCGACACGTACAATCATAAAATCAAGAGGATCGATGTAACCACAGGTTGCTGTAACACCATTTACGGCGACGGGAAACCGAACGAGCTGTTTTCG TTTGACGAACCGAGTGGCATCGCGGTCAGTTCAAACGGGCATCTTTTATACGTGGCCGACACGAATAATCATGCCGTCAAAGCGATCGACACCAGAAACAATACTATCTCTGTG TTGCCTATAGATGTCCCCGTGACTGGAAAAGGCGATCCGGATAGCGTCTATTTCTTCGATACGACTATAAGCGAGATGGGCGGTGAATTGAATATCACGTTCGACGTAAGATTTTCCAACGATCGTTTATACTTGAACACGGACGCGCCTCAAAGGTGGTCCGTGAGGTTGTCGGCGAACGAATGGGTCGCCAAAGTACGAACCGGTGAGCTGACCGCTCcggtatcgatcaaagtttccGAAGGAAGCGGGATGCACGAAGTCTACGTCACCTTGGATATCGTAGCGTGCAAAACCTCCGAATGCGTGCCAAAGAAATTGTCGATAGTGTATCGAGTACATCAACGGACGCAAGCCGCCGACATTGTAACGGAGCACAGACAAGTTGTCGTTGAATAA